Proteins encoded within one genomic window of Gigantopelta aegis isolate Gae_Host chromosome 2, Gae_host_genome, whole genome shotgun sequence:
- the LOC121388310 gene encoding beta-1,3-galactosyltransferase 5-like yields the protein MLGGKMKTVFLWLLLVAFIIFLFVDYTVINQFSSLAVFQRKTILTNRPTHICNLNTNPILNISALPVPEAFSSSQFYGDRSLLEYQWYFKPNVSKISPLNHRFLQKPSASCAYNCSLVILVMSLHHMTSQRQAIRDTWGSVSELEPLPGSSEYFPIEVFFVLGVNKNKTLNAAVAMESEAKKDIIVAEFDDSYSNLTRKVLMAFKWVKEFCPTAKYVMKVDEDTYLNIPKFVALIQSREWNNTLLGPYFFVDPVLRTGKYATSKTAFPAPKYPPHVKGNAYFMPMDVAMKVLTVSEHMPYINMEDTAITGVLAKIFNFRHFGLAKDQYYIDKAASTCELVTGSIIISQQIFVDTFYKIWDRVKNNSMCKTVK from the coding sequence atGCTTGGAGGTAAAATGAAAACAGTGTTCCTCTGGCTCCTCCTAGTAGCGTTCATCATTTTCCTCTTTGTGGATTACACCGTCATCAACCAGTTTTCATCGTTGGCTGTTTTTCAAAGGAAAACGATTTTAACAAATAGACCCACTCATATCTGTAACCTTAACACAAACCCTATACTAAATATCTCGGCTTTACCAGTTCCAGAGGCCTTTTCATCGTCACAGTTTTACGGAGATAGAAGCTTGTTGGAGTATCAGTGGTATTTTAAGCCAAACGTTTCCAAAATTTCTCCTCTGAATCACCGATTTTTACAGAAACCTTCAGCAAGTTGTGCGTACAATTGTTCACTAGTCATCTTGGTGATGTCACTGCATCATATGACGTCACAGAGACAGGCCATCCGTGATACGTGGGGCAGTGTTTCTGAACTGGAACCTTTGCCCGGCTCGAGTGAATATTTCCCCATCGAAGTGTTCTTTGTTCTGGGCGTCAATAAAAACAAGACTTTGAACGCAGCTGTCGCCATGGAATCGGAAGCGAAGAAGGACATTATCGTGGCAGAATTTGACGACAGCTACTCCAATCTCACTCGCAAGGTTCTCATGGCATTCAAATGGGTCAAGGAATTTTGTCCGACTGCGAAATACGTGATGAAGGTTGACGAAGATACGTATTTAAACATTCCCAAATTTGTAGCTTTGATACAGTCCCGTGAGTGGAACAATACACTGTTAGGACCATACTTTTTCGTCGATCCAGTGCTAAGAACAGGAAAATACGCCACTTCGAAAACAGCATTTCCGGCTCCAAAATATCCACCACACGTTAAAGGGAACGCGTATTTCATGCCAATGGACGTTGCAATGAAAGTCTTAACTGTGTCAGAACATATGCCGTATATCAATATGGAAGATACTGCAATCACGGGTGTACTGgcgaaaatatttaattttagacaCTTCGGTTTAGCCAAAGACCAGTACTACATTGACAAGGCCGCGTCGACGTGTGAACTAGTCACCGGAAGTATAATAATCTCACAGCAGATATTTGttgatacattttataaaatctgGGACAGAGTTAAGAACAATTCCATGTGTAAAACGgtcaaatga